In Beggiatoa leptomitoformis, the genomic window GCACCCACCGCGCCGACTTCTGTACGATACGCATGACTGACCATTTCCCGTAACCAGTCGGGATGAATCATGGCTAAATCATTATTTAACAATGCAATCATTTCACCTTTGGCTTGTTGTACGCCTAAGTTATTCAATTCTGAGTAGTTAAATGGAGCAACATGGCGAATAACACGGATTTTTTCATCTTTTTGAATTTCTTTAAAATACTCAAGTGTGTTGGTTTCTATGCTGCCGTTGTCGATGATGAGAATTTCTAATGGGGTGTAATCAGTTTTTTCCAGTAACCCATTTATGGTGTTACGTAGTAAATTCAATCTATCACGAGTAGGTATTATGACGCTAAGGCTTGGTTTAGGCGTGGGTAATGGATAAATAACCCGTGTATGTCCTGCAATAGCATCAAAGACTTGTAATTGTGGCGCGTGGGTTTGTAAATGGGTGCGGAGAATGTCTGTATTTGAGGCTTGCGGGCGGGTTGCAGGTGTGCGTTGATGGTAAAGAATTTGTGGAAGATGGTGAATATTGCGGGTGTTTATTTGTGTAATACAGGCTAGAGCCAGCGCGTAATGATTTGTATAATCTGGTTTTTTAGGTAGTATTGCACGACGATAGACGACTAAGGCATTTAAATAGGCTTGTGAGTAGAATAAGTCGGGATTCCAATCGGGTTTAAAATAGGGATTGTAACGTTGTCCTGTTGCGTCTAAAAAGTCATTATCAGTATAAATAATAGTGGCATGTGGGTGTTGTTGTAGATGGGCGACAACGTTATATAGTGCGTGCAAGGGTAAACAATCGTGTGCCTCAACTTGTGCGACAAATTCCCCACTTGCTTGGCTAAAATCGTCCACCAGCCGAATACGTGTATCTGTGTAGTCAGTTTGTGCTTTTGCCCATTCTCCTTCAGGCAGTAAACACAATTCCCAGTAGGGATAAATTTGTTGTGTAATACTTTTTAAACAATCGTTTAAATAGGATTGGTTAATCTCTTCGGTGGGTAATATCATTAATAATGATATTAATGGATGTGTCTGCCAGCTTTGTAAAGTTTGTTGATAGTCAGTGTAATCTTTAGCTGTTGGTGTGTCATAACGGAGTAGCCATTGTTGGTATTCATGAGGCTCATGCCACGCAAATGAGGGTAAATCATCTGCTTGTGTGGTTTGTACGTAATGCACACGCCATGTTTCAAACTGTTTGGCAACCCGTTCAACATGGTCGCGTGCGGTAATACCCGCTTTACGCCCCAATAAAAACAAAATGATA contains:
- a CDS encoding glycosyltransferase family 2 protein is translated as MADPQNDTQHDCQQQLRDAQAEITRLQQELSAQRQHIQRLMLWMQGLQRDINDVYHSVTWLAGNVFTRIILFLLGRKAGITARDHVERVAKQFETWRVHYVQTTQADDLPSFAWHEPHEYQQWLLRYDTPTAKDYTDYQQTLQSWQTHPLISLLMILPTEEINQSYLNDCLKSITQQIYPYWELCLLPEGEWAKAQTDYTDTRIRLVDDFSQASGEFVAQVEAHDCLPLHALYNVVAHLQQHPHATIIYTDNDFLDATGQRYNPYFKPDWNPDLFYSQAYLNALVVYRRAILPKKPDYTNHYALALACITQINTRNIHHLPQILYHQRTPATRPQASNTDILRTHLQTHAPQLQVFDAIAGHTRVIYPLPTPKPSLSVIIPTRDRLNLLRNTINGLLEKTDYTPLEILIIDNGSIETNTLEYFKEIQKDEKIRVIRHVAPFNYSELNNLGVQQAKGEMIALLNNDLAMIHPDWLREMVSHAYRTEVGAVGAKLYYINNTLQHAGVVVGLGGMAGHAFKHVSRQAQGYHWKPFLIQNYTAVTAACLVMRRAVFLEIGGLDAKHLSVAFNDVDLCLRLGEAGYRIVWTPYAELYHLESASRGLDTTPRKYWRLRSELNYMQKRWGNLLANDPCYNPNLTVQYEDFSLAYPPRLP